The genomic segment AAAGTTTAATACAATAAGAAACAGAAACCCCCCAAATAGTAAGTTTGGCTGGAGACCATCACATTTGTGTGGTCACCACTTTTCTTCAGTTCCAAGAAACCTTCTGCCCACagtaatttaattttaatgGCTTTAATGACTTTGTCAAAAAGCAAGGCAGCAGTTGATATTAATAAGAGAGTTCTATAGCCACCAGTTTTTAACATCTGTAAAGGTGATGGACTTTATTATAAAGGCCTGTCTGACAGTGTGAGAAATGTTCACCAAACAGTCTTATTTTCCCGCTACAAACATTTATATCACTTTATGTTATAGCCAACTTCATTCTCTGGTAGTGCAATAAAAATAGAGAACAACTGTGCCTTGCTCTATGCACATTTGACTTGACATTCAGAGCAATTCCTTGGAGGCCTAATCCTTGACAACCAAAATGCACCACACTGCTTGATCATAATGACCcctgccacacaaacacacacaatttcCAACACAGTCAAAAGGAACAGCTTAGCAAGGTTAATTGATCCGGAAGAGTTTTAggtggttgaaaaaaaaaaaggccagtcTTCTACAGTAAATGCAGTGCAACATTGCTTTTATCATTAATAATGACGATTAAAGTGTTACCTGGAATTTTATGAATATTAAATTGAGTTTAAACCTTTCCTTGAGGTTTGTTcccacattttaaatgaatgtcaTCATGCACCTGTCTTGATCCAATTCCTTATTGTTTCATGATAATTCGTTTAGGTCGTGGATATGTCATGATAAATGTTATGACACCAAAAAAGGCATCTGAACTGGAAGTTATATCCAGTATAGTATTATCCTACTCACCGCAGCCCACCACCAAGCATCTGGTATGCTGCTGAAAGGTGTTCCAGGCTGATCCACCTCAACAGAGTGCATCAGAGCAGAGAAGGTGAAGATGCCCATGGCAATAAACAGGAACAGGCAGCACACCTGAATGATTACAGAGGAGAACAAGTCAACAACAGTcttattttaatattaatataaatCAATACATTATAAATCTCAGGCCACAGGTCACACAACAAATTTTGCTGTATCATGACACCCTGAGCATACCAACCCATTATTTGTATTTCCACTGAATGTAAATAGAATGTATGAATCTCTATAACCCAAAATCAGAATAATGATTTGAAAAGCTTGCGTTATCCGCATTAGATCAATTTCACTTTAGACGGCAACACAAGGGCGAAAGAGAtgtttgacaaaagaaaaaagaggatcATCTTGAATTTTTGTACAAGCTGAATTATGGATTTTACACCTGTAATTCATTACCTACATTTGTCTCTTGGCCTAGTTCCAATATAACACTTGtagaagttttattttacaaatgtacatttttcctGTCCTTATCACAGATATTTACTAGTATTACCACAGAAtgtaagaaataaagaaaaaaaacaatggcaaCCAAAAACTGATTCCAAGATTTAAGATTCTTTGCATAATATGGCAGAAGTAAACCTTGTATGACCTTTTCTACTGTCTTTTTGCAACTACAACacccgaatttcccctcaggggatcaataaagtattatcctatcctatccccAATTAAAGTTGTTATGGTAAACTTGTAAGCACATAGTTGGCTATTTACTCATCCTGAAGATATGAAGCAAAATTTGCACTTATTTAACTACAAAATTTGCAGCTGTCAGCAAAAAGCAATGCTGTCTATTCAAACAACATGTAGATGTAAAATAATGGAATTCATTTGGAGTCAAGTTTACTGTCTCATTGGTCAATTAACAATTCACTGCATTTAGCTCTGTTTTGTTCTCTTCTGGTTCATTAGGGTAAATGCTACCTATTTAGCTGCTAATTATTACACTAAATTTACCAGTAAGCATTAGGTGGGTCATCAGAGCTTTTTTGATTGAGAATAGCAGCTACTTGCTCATCTGAACATGTATGATGAGAGCACTGAGACAAAAACATAACAGTAAAATTCAGGCCTGCAAATCAAAATATGGAGCTAAAGTTGGCTAAATTTGTGATAATTAAAGGTGGGTTCATTCCAATGGCTGACAATTTTCCATATATAAATAGTAACATGATACAATGACATAGTATTTAGTTATAGCAGCATCAACCCAAGCTTAACCCAAGTTGATTTAAATAGGGGGAGTGGCAACTTTGCAGATTTCCTTGCTTGAAATCCCACTATACCTGCTCAGAGCACTGTCTGATGGTGAAACCAAATGCCCTCATGCCTGTGGAGTGACGAGCAAGCTTCAAGATACGGAAGATGCGCATCAACTTGACCACCTTGAGAACTTTGCTGACTTTACTGACTCTTGTCATAGTCTTCAGATCTTCTTTTGAGCTGACGTCTTCTGAATCTAAAACAAACGCCTCAAAAATGAGCTGAACAAAGTAGGGCATAACAGCCACCACATCCACAAAGTTCAGGGCACTCTTcacaaaatgtttgatgttgGATGTGGTGAGTAACCGCAAAAAGTACTCCATAGTAAAGAAAAGGATGGAACTAATCTCTATCCACTCCATGTAGGTTCTGCCAGCTAGTTTGTAATCCCTGAGTTCTTTTACTGTGTTCATTGTCATGGCAACGATAGATATAAGCACAAAGAGACTTGAAAACACAGCAAAGGCTTTGGCTGACAGGGAAGAGTAAGGATTCTCCATCAAGTCCCAGAGAATCTTTCGAAGCCCTCCAAGAAACATGTTCTTATATCCCTCATCATCTTGGTGAGGCTTAATCTCGTCGATCAGCTCCTGGTTGACCTTCAGCTGATCTCTGATGTCATCGATTTTCTCCTCAAACAGTATTCGGCAGCACCTGAGAGGAAAAATAGGGTAAATGATtgtttaaaatacaatacaatacaaaacagGCCAAGCAAGACATTAATACTTTAAACAACTACAACACACCTTGGAGTGTCCTTCAGTTTGAGCCCCCAGAACGACAACTCTTCTTCAAAGTTTACCGGGCAGAGACTGTCCATCACCCATAGGACATTACTGCAGTAAAAGTGGAAGATGTAGTGGAAAAACATGGGGTCCCTGTCAAAAAAGAACTCATTATTCTGAACGTTGTAATCATCACAGAGCGTCAGGCGCTTGACAGGATCATTACAGAGGGCAAGGACTCCAATCCTTGTTTTTGGGTGTCTGAGGACCAGATGCTTTGGGATATGAAATACCTTTCCACCAATGTTCAGGTTGACAATGTTCGATTGTCTTGGGTTTGGAAGGTCTTTGCTCTGAGTTTTCTTTGCCTTCTTTTGTTCTTCAGGTTTATCAAGGTTGTCCATGGATGTCCACGCTTTCACAGAGCTGTCCTGTGAAAAAGGGAATTCACCCTCCTGTTCTTCAATGCTCTGAGAAAAACTCATCTCACGTTTTATCGTTGCAAAAAGGCTGGAGCGACGCTTTTTCAGCACTTTTAACCTGGGCTTCACGGACTCCATTATGGAAGCTCCTTGGAAGACGAACAAACTCAaaactcaaacaaaacaaaagttttgagCAAAGTTCAGATCAGTCAGTGAGAAGCAATAACGAGAGTATTCCATAAGATCTCCATCAGGCTGAATACTGCCCTCTAAAAAATGCTTCCTGGTTGAAATAAAGATAAGGAAAGCGCTACCGTGCTTTCTATGTCTCAGTGTGCAAGAAGATCAACGGCATGAGTTAGGGATTCAGCCTCTTTACTGAGTCTCTAATCCTATTGCAGTCCTTTCAGTCCAAACGCAAGTTAAAAATACTGTTCACAAGGATTAGCAATGTGATTTACGGCTTTGAGGGCTGAGAGACGAGGCAAGGCAGAGAGAGTGGTGTGATGACATTTGCATCCCTAACAAGGCAATGGATGGCTTTTTAAATACTATCGCTT from the Labrus bergylta chromosome 4, fLabBer1.1, whole genome shotgun sequence genome contains:
- the si:rp71-39b20.4 gene encoding potassium voltage-gated channel subfamily V member 2; this encodes MESVKPRLKVLKKRRSSLFATIKREMSFSQSIEEQEGEFPFSQDSSVKAWTSMDNLDKPEEQKKAKKTQSKDLPNPRQSNIVNLNIGGKVFHIPKHLVLRHPKTRIGVLALCNDPVKRLTLCDDYNVQNNEFFFDRDPMFFHYIFHFYCSNVLWVMDSLCPVNFEEELSFWGLKLKDTPRCCRILFEEKIDDIRDQLKVNQELIDEIKPHQDDEGYKNMFLGGLRKILWDLMENPYSSLSAKAFAVFSSLFVLISIVAMTMNTVKELRDYKLAGRTYMEWIEISSILFFTMEYFLRLLTTSNIKHFVKSALNFVDVVAVMPYFVQLIFEAFVLDSEDVSSKEDLKTMTRVSKVSKVLKVVKLMRIFRILKLARHSTGMRAFGFTIRQCSEQVCCLFLFIAMGIFTFSALMHSVEVDQPGTPFSSIPDAWWWAAVSISTVGYGDVVPISYLGRCVAFGCISFGIILNGMPISILFNKFSDYYAKLKEQEYSVSNTERSFQLRKRFRRKFENCFEPPLEESDDEIHYRPSWRETIHENED